In one window of Gossypium hirsutum isolate 1008001.06 chromosome A01, Gossypium_hirsutum_v2.1, whole genome shotgun sequence DNA:
- the LOC121230445 gene encoding pentatricopeptide repeat-containing protein At5g14770, mitochondrial, producing the protein MIKYFTFSKKWLFLFHFHSRSSTFSSTKHPSPLRLPKTPPSFSPKPLSNPIIPSTKTHLYASLFCTLIHLYLSCGRYSHAKEAFFKMRKHGVIPVLTLWNRLIYSFNASGLVSEVMLLYSEMLACGVLPNIFTVNVLVHSVVKDGNLSFSLELLRSFGAKNIVDTVTYNTLIWGFCEQGLAYQGLGVLSEMVKKGITFDVISCNIIVKGFCRIGFVRYGEWVMDNLATRGICKDVIGFNILIDGYCKIGDVNYAVELIHRMRSEGIVPDVISYNTLINGFCKKGDFFMAKSLINEILGSRRKKDSKILAGTDNRKEVDNGVVLEPDLITHTTLISAYCKQEALEEAVSIYEEMVVNGILPDVVTYSSILNGFCKHGKLAEAKVLMMEMEKMGVDPNHVSYATLMDSIFKAGNSWDASALQSLMVVRGIVFDGVVYTTLMDGLFKAGKSDEAETIFITLLKNKMVPNTTTYSALIDGRCKLGDINGAESALEEMKEKDVVPNVVTYSSIVNCYIRKEMLDEAVNMMRKMVNENILPNEYIYAALIDGYFKAGKEMVALDLYSEMKLIGLKENNFILDSFLNNLKRSGRMWEAEELVKDMMSRGLSLDHVNYTSLMDGYFKEGKESAALTLAQEMTEKNIPFDVVAYNVLINGLLRLGKYDAQSVYARMRELDLSPDIITCNTMINAYCKEGKFEHALHLWDDMKSCGLMPNSITCNILIRGLCKAGEIHKALNVLNEMLSLGFSPTTAIHRFLLDASSRNGRADAILQMHEHLVSLGLELNQAVFNTLITVLCRRGMTRKAISVLEDMTGRGLSADRVTYNALIHGYCTGSHVDKAFATYSLMIAKGVTPNIVTYNLLLKGLSTSGLMKEADELFVLMKEKGLNPNASTYDTLISGHGKIGSNRESIKLYCEMITKGFIPRTSTYNVLIDSFSRVGKMTQAQELLKEMQLRGSLPNSSTYDILISGWCDLSNQSKLDSASKMSCLVEVKNLLLEMNDKQLVPSESTIFNISSTFAKLGKKFDARQFSKGLYKRNTV; encoded by the coding sequence ATGATAAAATATTTCACCTTCTCTAAAAAATGGCTCTTTCTCTTCCATTTTCACTCAAGATCTTCCACTTTCTCATCAACCAAGCACCCTTCGCCCCTTAGACTCCCCAAAACTCCACCATCCTTTTCTCCAAAACCCCTTTCCAATCCAATAATCCCCTCAACCAAGACCCATCTCTACGCCTCACTTTTCTGCACTCTTATCCACCTATATTTAAGCTGTGGAAGATATTCACATGCCAAGGAAGCATTTTTCAAGATGAGGAAACATGGTGTTATTCCCGTTTTGACCCTGTGGAATCGCCTTATTTATAGTTTCAATGCATCTGGTTTGGTTTCTGAGGTAATGCTACTTTACTCTGAGATGCTAGCTTGTGGGGTTTTGCCTAATATTTTCACCGTAAATGTTTTGGTTCATTCTGTTGTCAAAGATGGTAATTTGAGCTTTAGCTTGGAATTGCTTAGAAGTTTTGGCGCCAAGAACATTGTTGATACTGTTACTTATAATActttgatttggggattttgcgAGCAAGGTTTAGCTTATCAAGGTTTAGGGGTTTTGTCTGAAATGGTCAAAAAAGGTATAACTTTTGATGTTATTTCTTGTAATATAATTGTTAAGGGATTTTGTAGAATTGGATTTGTTAGATATGGAGAGTGGGTTATGGATAATTTGGCTACACGTGGGATCTGTAAGGATGTTATAGGGTTTAACATATTGATTGATGGATATTGTAAGATTGGAGACGTGAATTATGCAGTCGAATTGATCCACAGGATGAGAAGTGAAGGTATAGTTCCTGATGTCATTAGTTATAATACCTTGATAAATGGATTTTGCAAAAAAGGTGATTTCTTTATGGCCAAAAGTTTAATCAATGAGATTTTGGGGTCTCGTAGGAAGAAAGATTCTAAGATTTTGGCTGGTACTGATAACCGAAAGGAGGTAGATAATGGTGTGGTATTGGAGCCAGACCTTATTACACACACTACACTTATAAGTGCCTATTGTAAGCAAGAAGCTCTTGAGGAGGCAGTTTCTATATATGAAGAAATGGTTGTGAATGGTATTTTGCCCGATGTCGTTACTTATAGTTCAATCTTAAATGGCTTCTGCAAGCATGGGAAGTTAGCTGAGGCAAAAGTGCTTATGATGGAGATGGAGAAGATGGGTGTGGATCCCAATCATGTCTCTTATGCTACTCTTATGGACTCGATATTCAAAGCTGGGAATTCTTGGGATGCTTCTGCCCTTCAAAGTCTAATGGTTGTTCGTGGGATTGTCTTTGACGGTGTTGTGTACACTACACTGATGGATGGACTTTTTAAGGCTGGGAAGTCCGACGAAGCGGAGACCATTTTTATTACTCTTTTAAAGAACAAAATGGTGCCTAATACGACCACCTATTCAGCATTGATTGATGGTCGTTGCAAGTTGGGAGACATAAATGGTGCAGAATCTGCATtggaagaaatgaaagaaaaagatgttgtCCCTAATGTCGTGACTTATTCTTCTATCGTAAACTGCTATATCAGGAAAGAAATGCTTGATGAAGCTGTTAACATGATGCGGAAGATGGTAAACGAAAATATCTTGCCAAACGAATATATTTATGCTGCACTAATTGATGGATATTTCAAGGCAGGTAAAGAAATGGTTGCTCTTGATCTCTATAGTGAAATGAAATTAATAGGGTTAAAGGAAAACAATTTTATACTCGATTCTTTCTTGAACAACTTGAAAAGATCTGGAAGGATGTGGGAAGCGGAGGAATTAGTTAAAGATATGATGTCTAGGGGCTTGTCACTTGACCATGTAAATTATACATCTTTGATGGATGGCTATTTCAAAGAGGGAAAGGAGTCAGCTGCTCTTACCTTGGCCCAGGAAATGACAGAGAAGAATATTCCGTTTGATGTTGTTGCATACAATGTCTTAATTAATGGTCTTTTGAGGCTTGGTAAATACGATGCACAATCTGTTTATGCTAGAATGAGAGAGTTGGATCTGTCTCCAGACATCATTACATGCAATACCATGATTAATGCATACTGCAAAGAGGGTAAGTTTGAACATGCGCTACACCTGTGGGATGACATGAAGAGTTGTGGGTTAATGCCAAATTCCATAACTTGTAACATTCTGATCAGAGGTCTTTGTAAAGCTGGTGAAATTCATAAAGCTCTAAATGTTTTGAATGAGATGCTGAGTTTAGGATTTTCACCTACCACAGCCATTCACAGATTTCTGCTTGATGCATCCTCAAGGAATGGAAGGGCTGATGCCATTTTGCAAATGCATGAACACCTTGTTTCCCTGGGGCTTGAACTTAACCAGGCAGTTTTCAATACTCTCATCACTGTCTTATGCAGACGAGGGATGACGCGGAAAGCTATTTCAGTTTTAGAAGATATGACAGGAAGAGGCTTGTCAGCTGACAGGGTAACTTACAATGCTCTTATACATGGATATTGCACAGGCAGCCATGTAGATAAGGCTTTCGCTACATATTCTCTGATGATAGCAAAAGGAGTTACACCGAATATTGTTACTTACAATCTTCTTCTGAAAGGTCTCTCGACTTCTGGTTTAATGAAAGAAGCAGATGAATTATTTGTCCTAATGAAAGAAAAAGGCTTGAACCCTAATGCGTCAACATATGATACGTTGATATCTGGGCATGGTAAGATTGGAAGTAATAGGGAATCTATAAAACTTTATTGTGAAATGATTACCAAAGGATTTATTCCCAGAACTAGCACCTACAATGTGCTTATTGACAGTTTTTCTAGGGTAGGAAAAATGACCCAAGCTCAAGAGCTTCTTAAGGAGATGCAATTGAGGGGATCATTGCCTAATTCCTCAACTTATGACATACTAATCTCTGGTTGGTGTGACCTCTCTAATCAGTCAAAGCTGGACAGTGCCTCAAAAATGTCGTGCCTAGTTGAGGTGAAAAATTTACTGTTGGAAATGAATGATAAACAGCTTGTACCTAGTGAAAGTACTATTTTCAATATCAGTTCTACCTTTGCAAAACTAGGAAAGAAGTTTGATGCTCGGCAATTTTCGAAGGGACTATACAAGAGAAACACCGTATAA